The proteins below are encoded in one region of Micromonospora sp. DSM 45708:
- a CDS encoding DUF4386 domain-containing protein: MQTLYLVSGNLWEAGGIFFGLWLVPMGWCVLRSGWLPRPLGWVLAVGGVGYVLKTFVTYLAPGAGIVGDLLVVPATVGEFWMLGYLIVVGLRKRALNGDDRG, translated from the coding sequence GTGCAGACGCTCTATCTCGTCAGCGGGAACCTGTGGGAGGCGGGCGGCATCTTCTTCGGCCTCTGGCTGGTGCCGATGGGCTGGTGCGTGCTCCGCTCGGGCTGGCTGCCCCGTCCGCTCGGCTGGGTCCTCGCCGTCGGGGGTGTCGGCTACGTGCTCAAGACGTTCGTCACCTACCTCGCCCCCGGTGCGGGGATCGTCGGCGACCTGCTGGTGGTCCCCGCCACCGTGGGCGAGTTCTGGATGCTCGGCTACCTGATCGTCGTCGGCCTTCGAAAGCGGGCGCTCAACGGAGATGACCGCGGTTGA